From the Lolium rigidum isolate FL_2022 chromosome 2, APGP_CSIRO_Lrig_0.1, whole genome shotgun sequence genome, one window contains:
- the LOC124687682 gene encoding transcription factor MYB30-like: protein MGRSPCCEKMGLNRGPWTAEEDMTLIAHIERHGHSNWRALPKQAGLLRCGKSCRLRWINYLRPDIKRGNFTGEEEDAIIQLHAMLGNRWSMIAARLPGRTDNEIKNVWHTHLKKRLDSSMPSAAPKRKTKKPAAVTTVITHDGPTSAPVLPEQPISSSATNYSMASSSLEMTESFSPDSQEFEIDDSFWSETLAMTVESSGSVMEAGDPRVADRASMPSSNADMDFWVQLFMQAGDMQNLPQI, encoded by the coding sequence ATGGGGAGGTCGCCATGCTGCGAGAAGATGGGGCTGAACAGGGGGCCGTGGACGGCGGAGGAGGACATGACCCTAATCGCTCACATCGAGCGACATGGGCACAGCAACTGGCGGGCGCTGCCAAAGCAGGCCGGGCTGCTCCGCTGTGGCAAGAGCTGCCGCCTCCGGTGGATTAACTACCTGCGGCCGGACATCAAGCGCGGCAACTtcaccggcgaggaggaagacgccATCATCCAGCTCCACGCCATGCTCGGCAACAGATGGTCCATGATCGCGGCGAGGCTACCGGGGAGGACGGACAACGAGATCAAGAATGTCTGGCACACGCACCTCAAGAAACGACTCGATTCGTCCATGCCGTCCGCTGCGCCCAAGCGCAAAACCAAGAAGCCCGCGGCTGTGACGACCGTGATTACACACGACGGTCCGACCTCCGCGCCAGTGCTGCCGGAGCAACCCATCTCGTCGTCCGCCACCAACTACTCGATGGCGAGCTCGTCGTTGGAGATGACGGAAAGCTTCAGCCCGGACTCGCAGGAGTTCGAGATTGACGACAGTTTCTGGTCGGAGACGCTGGCAATGACGGTGGAAAGTTCCGGTTCCGTGATGGAAGCAGGCGATCCCCGGGTCGCAGACCGCGCTTCGATGCCGTCGAGCAACGCCGACATGGACTTCTGGGTACAACTGTTCATGCAGGCTGGTGACATGCAGAATTTGCCCCAGATTTAG